One stretch of Sylvia atricapilla isolate bSylAtr1 chromosome 4, bSylAtr1.pri, whole genome shotgun sequence DNA includes these proteins:
- the USO1 gene encoding general vesicular transport factor p115 isoform X7: MNFLRGVMGGPSAGPQPSGADTIQKLCDRVASSTLLDDRRDAVRALKSLSKKYRLEVGIQAMEHLIHVLQTDRSDSEIIGYALDTLYNVISNDLEEEEQEENSAKQVDDLGSQFTEIFIKQQENVTLLLTLVEEFDFHVRWPGVKLLTSLLKQQGPQVQQIILVSPMGVSRLMDLLADSREVIRNDGVLLLQQLTKSNAAIQKIVAFENAFERLLDIITEEGNSDGGIVVEDCLLLLQNLLKNNNSNQNFFKEGSYIQRMKPWFEVGDDNCGWSAQKVTNLHLMLQLVRVLVSPTNPPGATSSCQKAMFHCGLLQQLCTILMATGVPADILTETINTVSEVIRGCQTNQDYFASVNAPSNPPRPAIVVLLMSMVNERQPFVLRCAVLYCFQCFLYKNQKGQGEIVSTLLPSTIDATGNSVSAGQLLCGGLFSTDSLSNWCAAVALAHALQENATLKEQLLRVQLATSIGNPPVSLLQQCTNILSQGDKIDRRGSKVQTRVGLLMLLCTWLSNCSIAVTHFLHNPANVPFLTGQIAENLGEEEQLVQGLCALLLGISIYYNDNSLENYRKEKLKQLIEKRIGRENFVEKLGFISKHELYSRAAQKPQPSFSSPDHMMFDHEFTKLVKELEGVISKAIYKSSEEDKKEEEVKKTLEQHDNIVTHYKKVIREQDQELEELKQRVNTLTSQNEQLQATVTQQVSQIQQHKDQYNLLKVQLGKDTQHHNSHGDTFQMNGIQTEEVSKLKEELEEWKNKHELLQGQLKEKDSVIEKLNSSQLEMGTTEQFSQTSKFGGLEHNNELQKSEVKALSEEKESLKQHLDSSSSTVAILQDEKSKLQREVAESKKEQDDLLVLLADQDQKISALKIKLKDLGVPVEDEDDTESGDQGDEDEDGDEEEQD; this comes from the exons ATGAACTTCTTGCGGGGCGTCATGGGCGGCCCCAGCGCCGGCCCGCAGCCCTCGGGAGCCGACACG ATCCAGAAGCTGTGTGACCGAGTGGCTTCGTCCACGTTGCTGGATGACCGGAGGGATGCTGTACGTGCGCTCAAGTCATTGTCCAAG AAATACCGGTTGGAGGTCGGCATACAGGCCATGGAACACCTCATCCACGTTCTCCAGACAGACCG TTCAGATTCTGAAATAATTGGCTATGCTTTGGACACACTCTACAATGTTATATCGAATGACCTAGAAGAGGAGGAGCAAG AAGAAAACTCAGCAAAACAAGTTGATGATCTGGGGAGTCAGTTCACAGAGATTTTCAttaaacagcaagaaaatgtcACTCTGCTGTTGACTCTGGTGGAG GAATTTGATTTCCATGTTCGTTGGCCTGGAGTGAAGCTATTGACATCTCTCTTAAAGCAACAAGGGCCTCAGGTGCAGCAGATCATTCTGGTCAGCCCCATGG GTGTTTCCCGCCTTATGGATTTGCTGGCAGACTCTAGGGAGGTTATCCGCAATGAT GGAGTCCTGTTGTTACAGCAGTTGACCAAAAGTAATGCAGCCATACAGAAAATTGTTGCCTTTGAAAATGCCTTTGAGAGACTTCTGGATATCATAACAGAGGAAGGAAACAGCGATGGAG GAATAGTGGTAGAAGACTGTCTCCTCCTGTTGCAAAACTTGTTGAAGAATAATAATTCCAATCAGAATTTCTTCAAGGAAGGTTCATACATTCAGCGTATGAAGCCTTGGTTTGAGGTTGGAGATGACAACTGTGGATGGTCTGCACAGAAAGTAACTAATCTTCACCTGATGCTGCAG CTTGTGCGGGTCCTGGTGTCCCCCACAAACCCTCCtggtgccaccagcagctgtcAGAAGGCCATGTTCCACTGTGGGCtcttgcagcagctctgcactaTCCTCATGGCAACCGGGGTTCCTGCTGATATCCTCACAGAA ACCATTAATACTGTATCGGAGGTCATCCGAGGATGCCAGACAAATCAAGACTACTTTGCCTCTGTAAATGCACCTTCTAATCCACCAag GCCTGCAATCGTAGTGCTGCTCATGTCCATGGTAAATGAGAGGCAGCCGTTTGTGCTACGCTGTGCTGTCCTCTACTGTTTCCAGTGCTTTCTgtacaaaaaccaaaaaggacaaggagaaatTGTCTCAACGCTCCTGCCATCCACTATTGACG CTACAGGTAACTCTGTCTCGGCGGGTCAGCTGCTCTGCGGAGGCCTTTTCTCCACGGACTCCCTGTCCAACTGGTGTGCTGCTGTGGCCCTGGCCCACGCCCTGCAGGAGAATGCCACGctcaaggagcagctgctgcgGGTCCAGCTGGCCACCAGCATTGGCAACCCGCCCGTGtcgctgctgcagcagtgcaccAATATCCTCTCGCAG GGTGATAAGATCGACAGACGG GGCAGCAAAGTACAGACCAGGGTTGGACTACTGATGCTGCTTTGTACTTGGCTGAGCAACTGTTCCATTGCTGTCACCCACTTCCTTCACAATCCAGCCAATGTGCCTTTT CTTACAGGGCAGATAGCTGAAAACCTTGGAGAAGAGGAGCAGCTTGTCCAAGGCCTATGTGCACTTTTGCTTGGCATTTCCATCTACTACAATGACAATTCCCTTGAGAATTACAGGAA AGAGAAACTGAAGCAGCTGATTGAGAAGAGGATTGGCAGGGAGAACTTCGTTGAGAAGCTTGGCTTCATTAGCAAACATGAACTTTattccagagctgctcagaaacCACAGCCCAGTTTCTCTAGCCCAGACCACATGATGTTTGACCATGAATTTACAAAGCTGGTCAAGGAATTAGAAG GTGTCATAAGTAAAGCGATTTACAAGTCCAGTGAGGAAgataaaaaggaagaggaggtcAAGAAGACATTGGAACAGCACGACAACATTGTGACTCACTACAAAAAAGTCATCAGAGAGCAG gacCAGGAGCTTGAAGAACTAAAACAACGAGTCAACACTTTAACATCTCAAAATGAACAGCTCCAAGCTACAGTCACACAGCAGGTGTCTCAGATCCAGCAGCATAAGGACCAATATAATCTCCTGAAAGTACAGCTTG GAAAGGACACCCAGCATCATAATTCCCACGGTGACACATTTCAGATGAATGGCATCCAGACAGAAGAAGTGAGCAAATTGAAAGAGGAATTGGAAGAGTGGAAAAACAAGCATGAGCTGCTGCAAGGGCAGTTAAAGGAAAAGGATTCTGTGATAGAAAAATTG aattCTTCCCAGTTGGAAATGGGAACTACAGAGCAGTTTTCACAGACCAGCAAATTTGGTGGCCTGGAGCACAATAATGAGCTACAGAAG AGTGAAGTCAAAGCCCTTTCTGAGGAGAAGGAATCACTAAAGCAGCACCTGGACTCATCCAGTAGCACAGTTGCTATATTGCAAGATGAGAAAAGTAAACTGCAGCGAGAAGTTGCAGAGTCCAAGAAAGAACAGGATGATCTCCTGGTGCTTTTGGCTGACCAGGATCAGAAAATATCTGCACTGAAGATCAAATTGAAGGACCTTGGTGTACCG GTTGAAGATGAAGATGATACTGAATCTGGAGATCAAGgggatgaagatgaggatggGGATGAAGAGGAACAAGACTAG
- the USO1 gene encoding general vesicular transport factor p115 isoform X9, which translates to MNFLRGVMGGPSAGPQPSGADTIQKLCDRVASSTLLDDRRDAVRALKSLSKKYRLEVGIQAMEHLIHVLQTDRSDSEIIGYALDTLYNVISNDLEEEEQEENSAKQVDDLGSQFTEIFIKQQENVTLLLTLVEEFDFHVRWPGVKLLTSLLKQQGPQVQQIILVSPMGVSRLMDLLADSREVIRNDGVLLLQQLTKSNAAIQKIVAFENAFERLLDIITEEGNSDGGIVVEDCLLLLQNLLKNNNSNQNFFKEGSYIQRMKPWFEVGDDNCGWSAQKVTNLHLMLQLVRVLVSPTNPPGATSSCQKAMFHCGLLQQLCTILMATGVPADILTETINTVSEVIRGCQTNQDYFASVNAPSNPPRPAIVVLLMSMVNERQPFVLRCAVLYCFQCFLYKNQKGQGEIVSTLLPSTIDATGNSVSAGQLLCGGLFSTDSLSNWCAAVALAHALQENATLKEQLLRVQLATSIGNPPVSLLQQCTNILSQGDKIDRRGSKVQTRVGLLMLLCTWLSNCSIAVTHFLHNPANVPFLTGQIAENLGEEEQLVQGLCALLLGISIYYNDNSLENYRKEKLKQLIEKRIGRENFVEKLGFISKHELYSRAAQKPQPSFSSPDHMMFDHEFTKLVKELEGVISKAIYKSSEEDKKEEEVKKTLEQHDNIVTHYKKVIREQDQELEELKQRVNTLTSQNEQLQATVTQQVSQIQQHKDQYNLLKVQLGKDTQHHNSHGDTFQMNGIQTEEVSKLKEELEEWKNKHELLQGQLKEKDSVIEKLNSSQLEMGTTEQFSQTSKFGGLEHNNELQKELEMLRSQIQLQSAEISKLQMENQKLQVMLAVLVCAALRGREFLVHRIQLQIPCWETLVQQQQQAQNWRDDWSKK; encoded by the exons ATGAACTTCTTGCGGGGCGTCATGGGCGGCCCCAGCGCCGGCCCGCAGCCCTCGGGAGCCGACACG ATCCAGAAGCTGTGTGACCGAGTGGCTTCGTCCACGTTGCTGGATGACCGGAGGGATGCTGTACGTGCGCTCAAGTCATTGTCCAAG AAATACCGGTTGGAGGTCGGCATACAGGCCATGGAACACCTCATCCACGTTCTCCAGACAGACCG TTCAGATTCTGAAATAATTGGCTATGCTTTGGACACACTCTACAATGTTATATCGAATGACCTAGAAGAGGAGGAGCAAG AAGAAAACTCAGCAAAACAAGTTGATGATCTGGGGAGTCAGTTCACAGAGATTTTCAttaaacagcaagaaaatgtcACTCTGCTGTTGACTCTGGTGGAG GAATTTGATTTCCATGTTCGTTGGCCTGGAGTGAAGCTATTGACATCTCTCTTAAAGCAACAAGGGCCTCAGGTGCAGCAGATCATTCTGGTCAGCCCCATGG GTGTTTCCCGCCTTATGGATTTGCTGGCAGACTCTAGGGAGGTTATCCGCAATGAT GGAGTCCTGTTGTTACAGCAGTTGACCAAAAGTAATGCAGCCATACAGAAAATTGTTGCCTTTGAAAATGCCTTTGAGAGACTTCTGGATATCATAACAGAGGAAGGAAACAGCGATGGAG GAATAGTGGTAGAAGACTGTCTCCTCCTGTTGCAAAACTTGTTGAAGAATAATAATTCCAATCAGAATTTCTTCAAGGAAGGTTCATACATTCAGCGTATGAAGCCTTGGTTTGAGGTTGGAGATGACAACTGTGGATGGTCTGCACAGAAAGTAACTAATCTTCACCTGATGCTGCAG CTTGTGCGGGTCCTGGTGTCCCCCACAAACCCTCCtggtgccaccagcagctgtcAGAAGGCCATGTTCCACTGTGGGCtcttgcagcagctctgcactaTCCTCATGGCAACCGGGGTTCCTGCTGATATCCTCACAGAA ACCATTAATACTGTATCGGAGGTCATCCGAGGATGCCAGACAAATCAAGACTACTTTGCCTCTGTAAATGCACCTTCTAATCCACCAag GCCTGCAATCGTAGTGCTGCTCATGTCCATGGTAAATGAGAGGCAGCCGTTTGTGCTACGCTGTGCTGTCCTCTACTGTTTCCAGTGCTTTCTgtacaaaaaccaaaaaggacaaggagaaatTGTCTCAACGCTCCTGCCATCCACTATTGACG CTACAGGTAACTCTGTCTCGGCGGGTCAGCTGCTCTGCGGAGGCCTTTTCTCCACGGACTCCCTGTCCAACTGGTGTGCTGCTGTGGCCCTGGCCCACGCCCTGCAGGAGAATGCCACGctcaaggagcagctgctgcgGGTCCAGCTGGCCACCAGCATTGGCAACCCGCCCGTGtcgctgctgcagcagtgcaccAATATCCTCTCGCAG GGTGATAAGATCGACAGACGG GGCAGCAAAGTACAGACCAGGGTTGGACTACTGATGCTGCTTTGTACTTGGCTGAGCAACTGTTCCATTGCTGTCACCCACTTCCTTCACAATCCAGCCAATGTGCCTTTT CTTACAGGGCAGATAGCTGAAAACCTTGGAGAAGAGGAGCAGCTTGTCCAAGGCCTATGTGCACTTTTGCTTGGCATTTCCATCTACTACAATGACAATTCCCTTGAGAATTACAGGAA AGAGAAACTGAAGCAGCTGATTGAGAAGAGGATTGGCAGGGAGAACTTCGTTGAGAAGCTTGGCTTCATTAGCAAACATGAACTTTattccagagctgctcagaaacCACAGCCCAGTTTCTCTAGCCCAGACCACATGATGTTTGACCATGAATTTACAAAGCTGGTCAAGGAATTAGAAG GTGTCATAAGTAAAGCGATTTACAAGTCCAGTGAGGAAgataaaaaggaagaggaggtcAAGAAGACATTGGAACAGCACGACAACATTGTGACTCACTACAAAAAAGTCATCAGAGAGCAG gacCAGGAGCTTGAAGAACTAAAACAACGAGTCAACACTTTAACATCTCAAAATGAACAGCTCCAAGCTACAGTCACACAGCAGGTGTCTCAGATCCAGCAGCATAAGGACCAATATAATCTCCTGAAAGTACAGCTTG GAAAGGACACCCAGCATCATAATTCCCACGGTGACACATTTCAGATGAATGGCATCCAGACAGAAGAAGTGAGCAAATTGAAAGAGGAATTGGAAGAGTGGAAAAACAAGCATGAGCTGCTGCAAGGGCAGTTAAAGGAAAAGGATTCTGTGATAGAAAAATTG aattCTTCCCAGTTGGAAATGGGAACTACAGAGCAGTTTTCACAGACCAGCAAATTTGGTGGCCTGGAGCACAATAATGAGCTACAGAAG GAATTAGAAATGCTCAGGAGTCAGATACAACTACAGTCTGCTGAAATCTCTAAACTTCAGATGGAGAATCAAAAGCTACAAGTAATG CTTGCTGTCTTGGTGTGTGCAGCACTGAGAGGGAGGGAATTCCTTGTCCACAGAATACAACTGCAGATCCCATGCTGGGAGACACTGgtgcaacagcagcaacaagcTCAGAATTGGAGGGACGACTGgagcaagaaataa
- the USO1 gene encoding general vesicular transport factor p115 isoform X2 gives MNFLRGVMGGPSAGPQPSGADTIQKLCDRVASSTLLDDRRDAVRALKSLSKKYRLEVGIQAMEHLIHVLQTDRSDSEIIGYALDTLYNVISNDLEEEEQEENSAKQVDDLGSQFTEIFIKQQENVTLLLTLVEEFDFHVRWPGVKLLTSLLKQQGPQVQQIILVSPMGVSRLMDLLADSREVIRNDGVLLLQQLTKSNAAIQKIVAFENAFERLLDIITEEGNSDGGIVVEDCLLLLQNLLKNNNSNQNFFKEGSYIQRMKPWFEVGDDNCGWSAQKVTNLHLMLQLVRVLVSPTNPPGATSSCQKAMFHCGLLQQLCTILMATGVPADILTETINTVSEVIRGCQTNQDYFASVNAPSNPPRPAIVVLLMSMVNERQPFVLRCAVLYCFQCFLYKNQKGQGEIVSTLLPSTIDGNSVSAGQLLCGGLFSTDSLSNWCAAVALAHALQENATLKEQLLRVQLATSIGNPPVSLLQQCTNILSQGDKIDRRGSKVQTRVGLLMLLCTWLSNCSIAVTHFLHNPANVPFLTGQIAENLGEEEQLVQGLCALLLGISIYYNDNSLENYRKEKLKQLIEKRIGRENFVEKLGFISKHELYSRAAQKPQPSFSSPDHMMFDHEFTKLVKELEGVISKAIYKSSEEDKKEEEVKKTLEQHDNIVTHYKKVIREQDQELEELKQRVNTLTSQNEQLQATVTQQVSQIQQHKDQYNLLKVQLGKDTQHHNSHGDTFQMNGIQTEEVSKLKEELEEWKNKHELLQGQLKEKDSVIEKLNSSQLEMGTTEQFSQTSKFGGLEHNNELQKELEMLRSQIQLQSAEISKLQMENQKLQVMNTTADPMLGDTGATAATSSELEGRLEQEIKELKSEVKALSEEKESLKQHLDSSSSTVAILQDEKSKLQREVAESKKEQDDLLVLLADQDQKISALKIKLKDLGVPVEDEDDTESGDQGDEDEDGDEEEQD, from the exons ATGAACTTCTTGCGGGGCGTCATGGGCGGCCCCAGCGCCGGCCCGCAGCCCTCGGGAGCCGACACG ATCCAGAAGCTGTGTGACCGAGTGGCTTCGTCCACGTTGCTGGATGACCGGAGGGATGCTGTACGTGCGCTCAAGTCATTGTCCAAG AAATACCGGTTGGAGGTCGGCATACAGGCCATGGAACACCTCATCCACGTTCTCCAGACAGACCG TTCAGATTCTGAAATAATTGGCTATGCTTTGGACACACTCTACAATGTTATATCGAATGACCTAGAAGAGGAGGAGCAAG AAGAAAACTCAGCAAAACAAGTTGATGATCTGGGGAGTCAGTTCACAGAGATTTTCAttaaacagcaagaaaatgtcACTCTGCTGTTGACTCTGGTGGAG GAATTTGATTTCCATGTTCGTTGGCCTGGAGTGAAGCTATTGACATCTCTCTTAAAGCAACAAGGGCCTCAGGTGCAGCAGATCATTCTGGTCAGCCCCATGG GTGTTTCCCGCCTTATGGATTTGCTGGCAGACTCTAGGGAGGTTATCCGCAATGAT GGAGTCCTGTTGTTACAGCAGTTGACCAAAAGTAATGCAGCCATACAGAAAATTGTTGCCTTTGAAAATGCCTTTGAGAGACTTCTGGATATCATAACAGAGGAAGGAAACAGCGATGGAG GAATAGTGGTAGAAGACTGTCTCCTCCTGTTGCAAAACTTGTTGAAGAATAATAATTCCAATCAGAATTTCTTCAAGGAAGGTTCATACATTCAGCGTATGAAGCCTTGGTTTGAGGTTGGAGATGACAACTGTGGATGGTCTGCACAGAAAGTAACTAATCTTCACCTGATGCTGCAG CTTGTGCGGGTCCTGGTGTCCCCCACAAACCCTCCtggtgccaccagcagctgtcAGAAGGCCATGTTCCACTGTGGGCtcttgcagcagctctgcactaTCCTCATGGCAACCGGGGTTCCTGCTGATATCCTCACAGAA ACCATTAATACTGTATCGGAGGTCATCCGAGGATGCCAGACAAATCAAGACTACTTTGCCTCTGTAAATGCACCTTCTAATCCACCAag GCCTGCAATCGTAGTGCTGCTCATGTCCATGGTAAATGAGAGGCAGCCGTTTGTGCTACGCTGTGCTGTCCTCTACTGTTTCCAGTGCTTTCTgtacaaaaaccaaaaaggacaaggagaaatTGTCTCAACGCTCCTGCCATCCACTATTGACG GTAACTCTGTCTCGGCGGGTCAGCTGCTCTGCGGAGGCCTTTTCTCCACGGACTCCCTGTCCAACTGGTGTGCTGCTGTGGCCCTGGCCCACGCCCTGCAGGAGAATGCCACGctcaaggagcagctgctgcgGGTCCAGCTGGCCACCAGCATTGGCAACCCGCCCGTGtcgctgctgcagcagtgcaccAATATCCTCTCGCAG GGTGATAAGATCGACAGACGG GGCAGCAAAGTACAGACCAGGGTTGGACTACTGATGCTGCTTTGTACTTGGCTGAGCAACTGTTCCATTGCTGTCACCCACTTCCTTCACAATCCAGCCAATGTGCCTTTT CTTACAGGGCAGATAGCTGAAAACCTTGGAGAAGAGGAGCAGCTTGTCCAAGGCCTATGTGCACTTTTGCTTGGCATTTCCATCTACTACAATGACAATTCCCTTGAGAATTACAGGAA AGAGAAACTGAAGCAGCTGATTGAGAAGAGGATTGGCAGGGAGAACTTCGTTGAGAAGCTTGGCTTCATTAGCAAACATGAACTTTattccagagctgctcagaaacCACAGCCCAGTTTCTCTAGCCCAGACCACATGATGTTTGACCATGAATTTACAAAGCTGGTCAAGGAATTAGAAG GTGTCATAAGTAAAGCGATTTACAAGTCCAGTGAGGAAgataaaaaggaagaggaggtcAAGAAGACATTGGAACAGCACGACAACATTGTGACTCACTACAAAAAAGTCATCAGAGAGCAG gacCAGGAGCTTGAAGAACTAAAACAACGAGTCAACACTTTAACATCTCAAAATGAACAGCTCCAAGCTACAGTCACACAGCAGGTGTCTCAGATCCAGCAGCATAAGGACCAATATAATCTCCTGAAAGTACAGCTTG GAAAGGACACCCAGCATCATAATTCCCACGGTGACACATTTCAGATGAATGGCATCCAGACAGAAGAAGTGAGCAAATTGAAAGAGGAATTGGAAGAGTGGAAAAACAAGCATGAGCTGCTGCAAGGGCAGTTAAAGGAAAAGGATTCTGTGATAGAAAAATTG aattCTTCCCAGTTGGAAATGGGAACTACAGAGCAGTTTTCACAGACCAGCAAATTTGGTGGCCTGGAGCACAATAATGAGCTACAGAAG GAATTAGAAATGCTCAGGAGTCAGATACAACTACAGTCTGCTGAAATCTCTAAACTTCAGATGGAGAATCAAAAGCTACAAGTAATG AATACAACTGCAGATCCCATGCTGGGAGACACTGgtgcaacagcagcaacaagcTCAGAATTGGAGGGACGACTGgagcaagaaataaaagagctgAAG AGTGAAGTCAAAGCCCTTTCTGAGGAGAAGGAATCACTAAAGCAGCACCTGGACTCATCCAGTAGCACAGTTGCTATATTGCAAGATGAGAAAAGTAAACTGCAGCGAGAAGTTGCAGAGTCCAAGAAAGAACAGGATGATCTCCTGGTGCTTTTGGCTGACCAGGATCAGAAAATATCTGCACTGAAGATCAAATTGAAGGACCTTGGTGTACCG GTTGAAGATGAAGATGATACTGAATCTGGAGATCAAGgggatgaagatgaggatggGGATGAAGAGGAACAAGACTAG